The Kosakonia sacchari SP1 genome includes a window with the following:
- the yajD gene encoding HNH nuclease YajD: protein MALIPKNYARLESGYREKALKIYPWVCGRCSREFVYSNLRELTVHHIDHDHTNNPEDGSNWELLCLFCHDHEHSKYTEADQYGTTVVAGEDAQKDVGAATYNPFADLKSMLNKKK, encoded by the coding sequence ATGGCTTTGATCCCAAAAAACTACGCGCGGCTGGAAAGCGGTTATCGTGAGAAAGCACTTAAAATTTATCCGTGGGTGTGTGGGCGCTGTTCCCGCGAATTTGTCTATTCAAATCTGCGCGAATTAACGGTTCACCATATCGATCACGACCATACCAATAACCCGGAAGATGGCAGCAACTGGGAGCTGTTGTGTCTGTTTTGCCATGATCACGAACACTCGAAGTACACGGAAGCCGATCAGTACGGCACGACCGTGGTGGCGGGCGAAGACGCGCAAAAAGATGTCGGAGCCGCGACGTATAACCCGTTTGCCGATTTAAAATCGATGCTCAATAAGAAGAAATAG
- a CDS encoding S66 family peptidase: MINISKPLLAPPLQVGDTIGFFSSSAPVTTTAPNRFSRGKRFLEEKGFRLKAGRLTGKSDFYRSGTIAERAQEFNELIRDPHIRCVMSTIGGNNSNALLPYIDYDALQADPKIIIGYSDTTALLAGIYARTGLITFYGPALVASFGEFPPLVDATYRAFIEILCGQNNGHYDYVLPEKWTDERLNWDDAEPVRTKTLYANNCRFIGQGLQTGRVIGGNLNTLSGIWGSEWMPEIRSGDILFIEDSLKDIATVERSFAMLKLNGIFKKVRAILLGKHELFDNAGSGRTPYDVLREVLGDENVPIVDGFDCCHTHPMLTLPLGSTLTIDFDNHKVSIVEPYLSDRQ, from the coding sequence ATGATTAATATCAGCAAGCCTCTTCTGGCCCCGCCTCTTCAGGTCGGAGACACCATTGGTTTTTTCTCTTCATCTGCGCCGGTAACCACCACGGCTCCAAATCGGTTTAGCCGTGGAAAACGCTTCCTGGAGGAGAAAGGGTTTCGTCTTAAAGCCGGTCGCCTGACCGGCAAGTCTGATTTCTATCGCTCCGGTACGATTGCTGAGCGAGCGCAGGAGTTCAACGAACTTATTCGCGATCCGCACATTCGCTGTGTGATGTCGACAATCGGGGGAAATAATAGTAACGCCTTGCTGCCTTATATTGATTATGACGCCCTGCAAGCGGACCCGAAAATAATCATCGGTTATTCAGATACCACCGCGTTACTGGCGGGAATTTACGCGCGTACAGGGTTAATTACTTTTTATGGCCCGGCGTTGGTTGCTTCATTTGGTGAATTTCCGCCGCTGGTTGATGCCACATATCGCGCTTTTATTGAAATACTTTGCGGACAGAATAACGGTCACTACGACTATGTTTTACCGGAGAAATGGACTGATGAACGGCTTAACTGGGATGATGCCGAGCCGGTACGAACTAAGACACTGTATGCGAATAACTGCCGGTTTATAGGGCAGGGATTACAAACAGGGCGCGTTATTGGCGGTAACCTTAATACTTTGTCGGGTATCTGGGGTAGCGAATGGATGCCTGAAATACGATCCGGTGACATTCTGTTTATTGAAGATAGTTTAAAAGACATTGCCACCGTTGAACGTTCATTCGCCATGCTGAAACTCAATGGCATATTTAAAAAAGTGCGTGCGATCCTTCTTGGCAAACATGAATTATTCGATAACGCGGGAAGCGGTCGGACGCCTTACGATGTATTGCGGGAAGTTTTAGGTGACGAAAACGTTCCGATCGTAGATGGTTTCGATTGTTGCCACACGCATCCGATGCTGACATTGCCTCTTGGTTCAACCCTCACCATTGATTTTGACAATCACAAGGTATCTATCGTCGAACCGTATCTGTCAGACAGGCAATAG
- a CDS encoding methyl-accepting chemotaxis protein, with protein sequence MTKLLPSIKNLPVAAKLFGGFAVLIIIIVLSSLISIQQSSNIRDHALKGKLINEISTELNTARRNRLTYQLNHDEKSLEANKVAIAKMDQKAITGLDYTWDDDARVLFDELRSTIPEYATHRDTFVKLEKVTVEQSQNLTAVDMKSLLDQFSTRLEQQETTSKNEIALLNRLNNIWATAYEIQSSAGKEGMDIFARQHDEATKMLNAENAAFSAEDKTMAQTFLSSMQGHVAAYAAALKESQQAAVELTTVAEKINTVTSDLVVSQTQKNIDIIQRVMIIMGVVALCAVLTGLLVAWLLTRQMTRQIKHNLTLAERIAEGDLTATIEPQSKDELGRLTLAMGVMNDKLREMITQIKESVVHVANASSDISAGNTDLASRTEQQSAAVVETAASMEELTSTVKRNADNAREASQLAVLAAEHARSGGKIVWDVVSTMETITESSNKITDIISVINGISFQTNILALNAAVEAARAGEQGRGFAVVAGEVRSLASRSAQAAKEIESLIKESVQRVVTGSEMANKAGTTMEQIVSSVTNVSGIMNEISSASEEQSRGIDQIGKAVTELDSTTQQNAALVQESSAASSSLEQQAEQLAQLVSVFKLRSDTAKPKYTVTANHRKTELKPATSTGHSADWESF encoded by the coding sequence ATGACAAAGCTGTTACCGTCAATAAAAAACCTGCCTGTCGCTGCCAAGCTGTTTGGTGGATTTGCGGTTTTGATAATTATCATTGTCCTGTCTTCACTTATCAGTATTCAGCAATCCAGCAATATCCGTGACCACGCGTTAAAAGGTAAATTAATTAATGAAATCAGTACGGAGCTAAATACCGCGCGGCGTAACCGTTTGACGTATCAATTAAACCACGATGAAAAATCCCTTGAAGCGAACAAAGTCGCCATCGCCAAAATGGATCAGAAAGCGATTACTGGTCTGGACTACACCTGGGACGATGACGCCCGCGTGTTGTTTGATGAACTGCGCAGCACTATCCCTGAGTACGCCACGCACCGGGACACGTTTGTTAAGCTGGAAAAAGTGACCGTAGAACAGTCACAAAACCTGACAGCAGTTGATATGAAAAGCCTGCTCGATCAATTCAGTACCCGCCTTGAGCAGCAGGAAACCACTTCAAAAAACGAGATAGCGTTGCTGAACCGCCTCAATAACATTTGGGCAACGGCGTATGAAATCCAGTCATCCGCTGGTAAGGAAGGAATGGACATTTTTGCCCGTCAACACGATGAAGCGACAAAAATGCTTAACGCTGAAAATGCAGCGTTTAGCGCTGAAGACAAAACGATGGCGCAGACTTTTCTCAGCAGTATGCAGGGACATGTTGCAGCGTATGCCGCTGCATTAAAAGAGTCGCAGCAGGCGGCAGTGGAATTGACGACCGTTGCGGAAAAAATCAATACCGTGACGTCGGATTTGGTGGTCAGCCAGACGCAGAAAAATATCGATATCATTCAGCGGGTGATGATCATCATGGGTGTAGTTGCCCTTTGCGCCGTACTGACGGGGTTACTGGTCGCCTGGCTGCTTACGCGGCAGATGACGCGGCAGATAAAACACAATCTGACGCTGGCAGAACGTATTGCCGAAGGTGATTTGACCGCCACCATTGAGCCGCAGTCCAAAGATGAACTGGGTCGCCTGACGCTGGCCATGGGCGTGATGAACGATAAGCTTCGCGAAATGATCACCCAGATAAAAGAGTCGGTGGTTCATGTTGCTAATGCCTCATCGGACATTTCAGCAGGCAATACGGATCTGGCCTCCCGTACAGAGCAGCAGTCTGCCGCCGTGGTTGAAACGGCGGCAAGCATGGAGGAGTTGACCTCGACAGTTAAGCGTAATGCCGACAACGCGCGCGAAGCCAGTCAACTCGCGGTGCTGGCGGCGGAACATGCGCGTTCTGGTGGGAAAATTGTCTGGGATGTCGTCAGCACAATGGAGACCATCACCGAAAGCTCAAACAAGATCACGGATATTATCAGCGTCATCAATGGCATCTCTTTCCAGACCAATATCCTTGCGCTTAACGCAGCCGTTGAGGCGGCGCGAGCAGGTGAACAGGGTCGCGGTTTTGCTGTGGTGGCAGGAGAAGTCAGAAGCCTTGCATCGCGCAGCGCCCAGGCCGCCAAAGAGATCGAAAGCCTGATCAAAGAGTCTGTACAACGCGTGGTAACCGGTTCAGAAATGGCCAATAAAGCCGGGACGACGATGGAGCAGATAGTCTCTTCTGTCACCAATGTGAGTGGCATCATGAACGAAATCTCAAGCGCGTCGGAAGAACAGAGCAGAGGTATCGATCAGATTGGTAAAGCGGTCACCGAGCTGGATTCAACGACACAGCAGAATGCCGCATTGGTTCAGGAGTCGTCGGCGGCTTCATCATCACTGGAGCAACAGGCTGAACAGCTGGCACAGCTGGTTTCCGTGTTCAAACTGCGTTCAGATACCGCGAAACCCAAATACACCGTAACGGCGAATCACCGCAAGACTGAACTGAAGCCAGCAACGTCGACAGGTCATAGTGCTGACTGGGAATCGTTCTGA